Proteins co-encoded in one Sporosarcina sp. FSL K6-1522 genomic window:
- the sdaAB gene encoding L-serine ammonia-lyase, iron-sulfur-dependent subunit beta: MKFRSVFEIIGPVMIGPSSSHTAGAARIGRVARTLFGRQPEWARIHLYGSFAETYKGHGTDVAIIGGLLDYDTFDERIKTAFTDANQLGMTFEFVPEEEEAIHPNTARLVIGDSQGTMELVGISIGGGTMEVVELNGFPLRLSGHYPALLVVHDDRSGVIASVSNVIAMQGMNIAHMEVGRKEKGEMALMVIEVDQIIDATLLHELQSLPHVTQVSTLAN, encoded by the coding sequence ATGAAATTCAGATCAGTTTTCGAAATTATCGGGCCGGTCATGATTGGGCCGTCCTCTTCACATACTGCGGGGGCAGCGAGGATTGGACGGGTGGCACGTACTTTATTTGGTCGCCAGCCAGAGTGGGCACGGATTCATCTTTATGGATCATTTGCGGAAACGTATAAGGGGCATGGAACGGACGTTGCGATCATTGGTGGTTTGCTAGATTATGATACTTTTGATGAGCGTATCAAAACAGCATTTACGGATGCGAATCAGTTAGGCATGACTTTTGAGTTTGTTCCAGAAGAGGAAGAAGCCATTCATCCGAATACGGCTCGTCTTGTGATTGGGGATAGTCAAGGGACTATGGAATTGGTCGGCATCTCGATTGGTGGCGGGACGATGGAAGTCGTCGAGTTAAATGGGTTTCCATTGAGACTGTCTGGGCACTACCCAGCACTGCTTGTTGTACATGATGATCGTTCCGGGGTTATTGCAAGCGTTTCCAATGTGATTGCCATGCAAGGCATGAACATTGCACATATGGAAGTGGGCCGGAAGGAAAAAGGGGAGATGGCATTGATGGTCATCGAGGTCGATCAAATCATCGATGCGACATTACTACATGAATTGCAATCATTGCCGCATGTTACGCAAGTTTCGACATTAGCGAACTAA
- a CDS encoding Asp23/Gls24 family envelope stress response protein — protein MSVEVQNEYGKIDITNDVIAQVVGEAAIECYGIVGMASRHQIRDGLTEILRKENFARGVIVRNVGDETHIDMYVVVGYGTKISEVAYQVQSKVKYVLQKTVGMTVKSVNIFVQGVRVTNL, from the coding sequence ATGTCAGTTGAAGTGCAAAACGAATATGGCAAAATCGATATTACAAACGACGTCATCGCCCAAGTAGTAGGAGAAGCGGCTATCGAATGTTATGGAATTGTTGGCATGGCTTCAAGGCATCAGATCCGAGACGGGTTAACTGAAATACTTCGGAAAGAAAATTTCGCTCGTGGGGTCATCGTTCGCAATGTCGGCGATGAGACACATATTGACATGTATGTAGTTGTTGGGTATGGTACGAAAATCTCAGAAGTTGCCTACCAGGTCCAATCTAAAGTAAAGTATGTCTTGCAAAAGACAGTCGGCATGACTGTGAAATCTGTTAATATTTTTGTCCAGGGAGTCCGAGTGACAAACCTGTAG
- the sdaAA gene encoding L-serine ammonia-lyase, iron-sulfur-dependent, subunit alpha: MEVLFGTVKELVALAEAQNKPISEIMIEQEMLITKRTREEIIAQMDNNLTVMESAVEKGLQGVKSTSGLTGGDAVLIQNYIASGKSLSGDLIMDAVSKAVATNEVNAAMGTICATPTAGAAGIVPGTLFAVKNKLNPTREQMINYLFTSGAFGFVVANNASISGAAGGCQAETGSAGSMAAAAIVEMAGGTPQQSAEAFSIVMKNMLGLVCDPVAGLVEVPCVKRNAMGAAKALVGADMALAGVVSRIPTDEVIDAMYRIGQTMPSALRETAKGGLATTPTGKALEAEIFGKGNAQSDAVHS; encoded by the coding sequence ATGGAAGTACTATTCGGTACGGTAAAGGAGCTTGTTGCACTTGCAGAAGCGCAAAACAAGCCGATATCAGAAATTATGATTGAACAGGAAATGCTTATTACGAAACGTACACGGGAAGAAATTATTGCCCAAATGGATAATAATTTAACGGTGATGGAAAGTGCCGTGGAAAAAGGATTGCAAGGTGTAAAGTCGACTTCTGGATTAACAGGCGGAGACGCAGTCCTTATTCAAAATTATATCGCGTCTGGAAAATCATTATCAGGTGATTTAATCATGGATGCGGTGAGTAAAGCGGTCGCGACGAACGAAGTCAATGCGGCGATGGGAACAATTTGTGCTACGCCGACTGCTGGTGCAGCGGGAATTGTACCTGGGACATTATTTGCAGTCAAAAACAAACTGAATCCAACTCGCGAACAAATGATCAATTATCTCTTTACGTCGGGGGCATTCGGCTTTGTTGTTGCCAATAATGCGTCAATTTCGGGTGCAGCAGGTGGTTGTCAGGCGGAAACAGGCTCAGCAGGTTCTATGGCGGCTGCAGCAATCGTTGAAATGGCAGGAGGGACGCCACAACAAAGCGCTGAAGCATTTTCTATCGTTATGAAAAATATGCTTGGTCTCGTTTGTGATCCAGTTGCGGGCCTTGTGGAAGTCCCATGCGTAAAGCGTAATGCTATGGGAGCAGCGAAAGCGCTTGTTGGAGCTGATATGGCACTTGCTGGAGTTGTCAGCCGCATTCCAACAGACGAAGTGATCGATGCGATGTATCGAATCGGGCAAACGATGCCATCCGCATTGCGCGAAACAGCTAAGGGGGGACTAGCTACAACACCAACGGGCAAAGCGCTTGAAGCGGAGATATTCGGTAAAGGGAATGCTCAAAGTGACGCAGTCCATTCATGA
- a CDS encoding DAK2 domain-containing protein: MKSIDGLKFAEMVKMGAHNLYQNADYVDSLNVFPVPDGDTGTNMNLSMTSGAKETAENAVAHLGKTAQALSKGLLMGARGNSGVILSQLFRGFGKHIENEASVNGVQFATALKYGVETAYKAVMKPVEGTILTVAKDAANAGVVQAASTEDIVTVMEAIVEESKASLKRTPDLLAVLKEVGVVDSGGQGLVYVYEGFLACLKGEALPERAIVESMDDLVNAEHHRSVQGFMNTEDIEFGYCTEFMVKFEDEKLQANPYDESNFRQALSQFGDSLLVISDEEVAKVHIHTEEPGDALNYGQKFGSLIKIKIENMREQHIEIVGESHSTQEVEKKEAVKHPYAVVTVAMGSGIAELLKSVGASAVIEGGQTMNPSTEDIVKAIEAVGAERVLILPNNKNIIMAAEQAAEVIGIEAAVVPTKTVPEGLAAILAFNPEAEVSVNAAAMKEAASFVKTGQVTHAVRDTSIDGVDIQKDDFMGISGGKIITSTPSLDDVMKTLLSSLIDKDDEIVTILYGEDVSEEEASSIVSYIEEHFDHIEVELYNGKQPLYPYIISVE; the protein is encoded by the coding sequence ATGAAGTCCATAGATGGTTTGAAGTTTGCAGAGATGGTGAAGATGGGAGCGCATAATCTTTACCAAAATGCAGACTACGTCGATTCGCTAAACGTTTTTCCAGTACCTGATGGTGATACTGGTACCAATATGAATTTGTCCATGACATCAGGAGCGAAAGAAACGGCAGAAAATGCGGTTGCTCACTTAGGGAAGACTGCACAAGCGTTGTCAAAAGGTTTGCTAATGGGAGCTCGTGGGAACTCGGGTGTTATTCTTTCACAGCTGTTTCGTGGTTTTGGAAAACATATCGAAAACGAAGCATCCGTCAACGGTGTGCAATTTGCAACTGCTTTGAAGTACGGTGTTGAGACAGCTTACAAAGCAGTTATGAAACCTGTTGAAGGGACGATTTTGACAGTCGCAAAAGATGCTGCGAATGCTGGTGTAGTACAAGCTGCGTCGACTGAAGATATCGTAACAGTCATGGAAGCAATTGTGGAAGAATCGAAAGCATCGCTTAAACGGACGCCGGATCTATTGGCAGTATTAAAGGAAGTTGGCGTCGTGGATAGTGGCGGACAAGGTCTCGTCTATGTGTACGAGGGCTTTTTGGCATGCTTGAAAGGCGAAGCGCTTCCGGAGAGAGCAATCGTTGAATCGATGGACGATCTAGTAAATGCGGAGCATCATCGCAGTGTACAAGGCTTCATGAATACCGAAGATATCGAATTTGGTTATTGTACGGAGTTTATGGTGAAATTTGAAGACGAGAAACTTCAAGCGAACCCATATGATGAGTCAAATTTCCGCCAAGCACTAAGTCAATTTGGGGATTCTCTATTAGTGATCTCTGATGAGGAAGTTGCAAAAGTACATATCCATACCGAAGAACCAGGAGATGCACTGAATTATGGACAGAAATTTGGTTCATTGATCAAAATAAAAATTGAAAATATGCGCGAGCAGCATATTGAAATTGTCGGAGAGAGTCATTCGACACAAGAAGTGGAGAAAAAAGAAGCGGTTAAGCATCCTTATGCAGTTGTTACGGTAGCGATGGGATCCGGGATTGCGGAATTACTAAAAAGTGTAGGCGCATCAGCTGTCATTGAAGGTGGACAAACGATGAACCCTTCAACGGAAGATATCGTCAAAGCGATTGAGGCTGTTGGCGCAGAACGAGTGCTTATTTTGCCGAACAACAAAAATATTATTATGGCTGCGGAACAAGCAGCTGAAGTAATTGGCATCGAAGCAGCTGTTGTGCCGACAAAAACAGTTCCGGAAGGACTTGCTGCGATTCTTGCGTTCAATCCAGAGGCGGAAGTGAGCGTCAATGCCGCTGCGATGAAAGAGGCGGCATCATTCGTTAAAACAGGACAAGTTACGCATGCGGTACGCGATACATCCATTGATGGTGTCGACATTCAAAAAGATGACTTCATGGGCATCTCAGGTGGCAAAATTATCACGTCAACACCTTCGCTTGACGACGTTATGAAGACGCTTCTATCCTCACTTATTGACAAAGATGATGAAATCGTCACAATTCTTTATGGTGAAGATGTTAGCGAAGAAGAGGCATCCTCGATTGTTAGTTACATTGAGGAGCATTTTGACCATATCGAAGTAGAATTGTACAATGGGAAGCAACCGTTATATCCTTATATTATTTCAGTCGAGTAA
- the recG gene encoding ATP-dependent DNA helicase RecG, whose product MTQSIHDPVTTIKGVGKVAGQQFEALGITTIGDLVRAFPYRHEDFRLKDLTETPHNERVTIEGRVESEPSVLFLGKNKSRLQVRLLAGPHLVKAVFFNQHYLKDRLALGNVVTVTGKWDRGRQVINVSNFKDGPKTEQADFEPVYSLKGAMHQKTFRKFMRNALDAVVGQHEESLPADIREMYRLPGMEEALEMMHFPTSPQDVKHARRRFVYEELLLFQLKMLGMKKARKEAEKGVAIDYDLAKVKHFIASLPFELTAAQKRVVNELCAELKSPIRMNRLLQGDVGSGKTVVAAIALYATITAGFQGALMAPTEILAEQHAASLAEWLEPLGVTVAFLAGSTKGKARKNLLEQLELGEVDLLIGTHALIQPDVVFKNPGLVITDEQHRFGVEQRRILRDKGLHPDVLFMTATPIPRTLAITAFGEMDVSILDELPAGRKKIETHWLKEDSLLPVLRKMEKELQAGRQAYVICPLIEESDKLDVQNAVDVHSQLSTYFSGKYAVGLMHGRLHADDKDAIMRDFSEGNIHVLVSTTVVEVGVNVPNATFMLIYDATRFGLAQLHQLRGRVGRGAEQSYCVLLADPKTEEGKERMQSMTETNDGFVLAEKDLELRGAGDFFGKKQSGMPEFQVADPVHDYRALNTAREDAEKLLASTHFWEDEAYTILRSQLEQSGALSGGRID is encoded by the coding sequence GTGACGCAGTCCATTCATGATCCTGTTACGACGATAAAGGGAGTCGGAAAAGTGGCGGGACAGCAGTTTGAGGCGCTGGGAATTACGACGATTGGAGACCTTGTACGAGCATTTCCCTATCGTCATGAAGATTTTCGATTAAAGGATTTGACCGAAACACCACATAATGAACGGGTTACGATTGAAGGAAGGGTCGAAAGTGAGCCTTCCGTTCTTTTTTTAGGGAAGAACAAATCACGTCTACAAGTCCGACTGCTGGCAGGACCGCATCTTGTGAAGGCGGTCTTTTTCAACCAGCATTATTTGAAGGATCGGCTCGCCCTTGGCAATGTTGTGACGGTTACGGGGAAATGGGATCGTGGGCGACAAGTGATCAATGTGAGTAATTTTAAAGATGGGCCGAAAACAGAGCAAGCTGATTTTGAACCGGTCTACAGTTTGAAAGGGGCTATGCATCAAAAGACCTTTCGTAAATTTATGCGTAATGCGCTAGATGCGGTAGTAGGACAACACGAAGAGTCACTTCCGGCAGACATTCGAGAAATGTATCGATTACCAGGGATGGAAGAGGCGCTTGAAATGATGCATTTTCCGACGAGCCCACAAGACGTTAAGCATGCGAGACGACGCTTTGTTTATGAGGAACTGTTGCTCTTTCAATTGAAAATGCTCGGTATGAAAAAAGCGCGGAAGGAAGCCGAAAAGGGTGTAGCCATTGACTATGACTTGGCGAAAGTAAAGCACTTCATCGCCTCTTTACCATTTGAATTGACGGCAGCACAGAAGCGTGTTGTAAACGAATTATGTGCAGAGCTTAAAAGCCCTATTCGGATGAATCGTCTATTGCAAGGTGATGTAGGTTCTGGGAAAACGGTTGTGGCGGCAATTGCCTTATACGCTACGATTACAGCCGGATTTCAAGGTGCATTAATGGCGCCGACAGAAATTTTGGCTGAGCAGCATGCCGCTTCGCTTGCTGAATGGTTGGAGCCACTGGGGGTGACGGTGGCATTTCTCGCGGGTTCGACAAAAGGAAAAGCGCGGAAAAATTTGCTGGAGCAACTGGAATTAGGGGAAGTGGATCTACTAATTGGAACGCATGCGCTGATTCAGCCGGATGTTGTCTTCAAAAATCCTGGACTTGTTATTACGGATGAGCAACATCGCTTCGGTGTCGAACAGCGGCGTATTTTGCGAGATAAAGGCCTCCATCCAGATGTGCTCTTTATGACGGCGACGCCAATTCCGAGGACGCTTGCCATCACAGCGTTTGGTGAGATGGACGTATCCATTCTCGATGAATTGCCGGCAGGAAGGAAAAAAATCGAAACACATTGGTTAAAAGAAGATTCGCTTCTTCCGGTTTTGCGGAAGATGGAAAAAGAGCTACAAGCAGGGCGTCAGGCATACGTCATTTGTCCGTTGATAGAGGAATCGGATAAGTTGGATGTCCAAAATGCGGTCGATGTACATAGTCAACTTTCAACATATTTTAGTGGCAAATATGCAGTGGGCCTTATGCATGGACGACTCCATGCGGATGATAAAGATGCCATTATGCGGGATTTTAGCGAAGGGAATATCCATGTACTCGTGTCGACGACTGTCGTAGAAGTAGGTGTCAATGTACCGAACGCTACATTTATGTTGATTTATGATGCGACACGATTTGGTCTTGCACAGCTTCACCAGTTAAGAGGTCGTGTGGGGCGTGGTGCAGAGCAATCCTATTGTGTGTTGTTGGCGGATCCGAAAACAGAAGAAGGTAAAGAACGTATGCAATCCATGACTGAAACAAATGATGGCTTTGTTTTGGCGGAAAAAGACTTAGAATTACGCGGGGCGGGGGACTTTTTCGGGAAAAAGCAAAGCGGTATGCCGGAGTTTCAAGTGGCCGATCCTGTTCATGATTACAGGGCGCTGAATACGGCTCGTGAGGATGCGGAAAAGTTGTTGGCATCTACGCATTTTTGGGAAGATGAAGCATATACGATTCTTAGGTCGCAGCTCGAACAATCAGGTGCTCTTAGTGGTGGCAGAATTGACTAA